A DNA window from Anaerocolumna sp. AGMB13020 contains the following coding sequences:
- a CDS encoding DMT family transporter: MFIIYLIISVLAGVSVVLGRILNAKLAEQIGTVQATVINYVVGIFFSILIFLFLERGISLTAPSIHIPIWAYLGGILGVVIIMVSNYTTPRVPAFYLTLLVFLGQLAVGILIDWLVAKEFSVYKLIGSLFVVCGFTYNLLLDRKPAKEVK; this comes from the coding sequence ATGTTTATAATCTATTTGATAATTTCTGTACTGGCAGGTGTTTCCGTGGTACTGGGCAGAATCCTGAATGCCAAGCTGGCAGAGCAGATTGGTACAGTACAGGCAACTGTAATTAATTATGTTGTAGGAATCTTTTTCTCCATTCTTATTTTTTTATTTCTGGAAAGAGGAATCTCCCTAACAGCACCTTCCATTCATATTCCTATTTGGGCTTATCTGGGTGGTATATTGGGGGTTGTAATTATAATGGTTTCTAACTACACTACTCCCAGAGTTCCCGCCTTCTATCTTACCCTTTTAGTATTCTTAGGACAGCTTGCTGTTGGTATTCTGATTGACTGGCTGGTAGCTAAGGAATTTTCTGTGTATAAACTTATCGGAAGTCTTTTTGTAGTATGCGGGTTCACCTATAATCTGCTCTTAGACCGAAAACCGGCAAAAGAAGTCAAATAA
- a CDS encoding AraC family transcriptional regulator translates to MDWVDRMNKAIDYIEEHLTEKISEKEINNITACSFSMFQGSFTQITGVTLSEYLRRRKLTCAAYELQNTDEKVIDISLKYGYNSADAFTVAFKRLHGVTPTEARFSGVTLTFYCRIRFSLKIEGVDKMDYTTIEGSSFKVIGIRRTTPYGGGTWAVVKSDGSNEKIKEISGKFYDLGLCFGFGADGSNDYMCGIEWDKEDIAGLDTYQYPSVTWLKFEANGSIAGQTLGGVWKRIHEEFLPQSKYKLSGLPTIEKYVKWDAADDMCIVEIWLPVALK, encoded by the coding sequence ATGGATTGGGTAGATAGAATGAATAAAGCAATTGATTATATAGAAGAACACCTGACCGAAAAAATTAGTGAAAAAGAAATAAACAACATCACAGCGTGTTCATTCTCAATGTTTCAAGGCTCTTTCACACAAATTACAGGGGTGACTCTTTCGGAGTATTTACGTCGTCGTAAGCTGACCTGTGCCGCATATGAGTTACAAAATACAGATGAAAAAGTAATTGATATTTCGTTAAAATATGGCTACAATTCTGCTGATGCATTTACAGTTGCTTTTAAGCGATTGCATGGTGTTACTCCAACCGAAGCAAGATTTTCAGGTGTAACTCTCACATTCTATTGTCGTATTCGCTTCTCACTTAAAATTGAAGGAGTTGATAAAATGGACTATACCACTATTGAAGGTTCATCATTCAAAGTAATTGGAATAAGACGTACAACACCATATGGCGGTGGTACGTGGGCGGTGGTAAAAAGTGATGGGAGCAACGAGAAAATCAAAGAAATCAGTGGAAAATTTTATGATTTAGGTCTATGCTTTGGATTTGGTGCTGACGGAAGCAATGACTATATGTGTGGTATTGAATGGGATAAAGAAGATATTGCAGGTTTGGATACATATCAATATCCGAGTGTTACTTGGCTCAAGTTTGAAGCTAATGGTTCTATTGCGGGTCAAACTCTTGGCGGTGTATGGAAACGTATTCATGAGGAGTTTTTACCACAAAGCAAGTACAAGCTATCCGGACTGCCTACTATAGAAAAATATGTCAAATGGGATGCTGCGGATGATATGTGTATTGTTGAGATTTGGCTTCCTGTTGCTTTAAAGTAG
- a CDS encoding phosphoglucomutase/phosphomannomutase family protein — translation MIKFGTGGWRAVIGEDFTKANIQILAHAMADKMKAEGVASEGIVLGYDRRFLSKEAMKWAAEVLTAEGIKTILINRSSPTPLIMYYCMKHEYHYGMMVTASHNPAIYNGIKVFTYGGRDADEVQTADIEKYIESLEGAAGNSLKALEYDNALSLGMAVEINPLNEYLDNIISTLDMAAIRERGLRVVLDPMYGVSETSLKTILLTARCDVSTIHERHDTLFGGKLPSPTAMTLRSLQNTVLDKGADIGIATDGDADRIGVIDDTGKFLHPNDILVLLYYYLVRYKGWKGPAVRNLATTHMLDRVAESFGEQCYEVPVGFKYISAKMKEASAIIGGESSGGLTVAGHINGKDGIYAAALLVEMICVTGKKLSEIAKEIEEEYGIYYLDEKDYKFSQERKEEIYHTLMVERSLPPMPFDIEKVSYLDGCKVYFKNGGWVIIRFSGTEPLLRIFCEMPKTGQARLVCEVVEEYLSL, via the coding sequence ATGATAAAATTTGGTACAGGAGGCTGGAGAGCTGTTATAGGGGAAGATTTTACAAAAGCAAATATACAGATTCTGGCCCATGCAATGGCAGATAAAATGAAGGCCGAAGGGGTAGCTTCAGAGGGCATCGTATTAGGCTATGACAGGAGGTTTCTTTCAAAAGAAGCGATGAAATGGGCAGCAGAAGTCTTAACTGCGGAAGGTATTAAAACTATTCTAATAAACAGATCCTCACCGACACCTTTGATTATGTACTATTGTATGAAACATGAGTATCATTATGGAATGATGGTCACTGCCAGTCATAATCCGGCTATCTATAACGGTATCAAGGTATTTACCTACGGGGGCAGGGATGCAGATGAGGTACAGACGGCTGATATTGAAAAATACATAGAGAGTTTGGAAGGTGCGGCAGGAAATAGCCTTAAAGCTCTGGAATATGATAATGCTTTATCCTTGGGAATGGCAGTGGAAATAAATCCCCTAAATGAATATCTGGATAATATTATTAGTACATTGGATATGGCAGCTATCAGAGAAAGAGGCTTACGAGTAGTGCTGGATCCTATGTACGGGGTAAGTGAAACCTCCTTAAAGACCATATTGCTTACTGCAAGATGCGATGTGAGTACCATACATGAGAGGCATGATACCCTCTTTGGAGGAAAGCTGCCTTCTCCTACTGCCATGACTTTAAGAAGTCTTCAAAATACAGTACTGGATAAAGGTGCTGATATTGGAATTGCAACAGATGGGGATGCAGACAGAATCGGTGTAATTGATGATACGGGAAAATTCCTGCACCCAAATGATATATTGGTATTGCTGTATTATTACCTTGTCAGGTATAAAGGCTGGAAAGGGCCGGCAGTAAGAAATCTTGCAACCACTCATATGCTGGACCGTGTCGCAGAGAGTTTTGGAGAACAGTGTTATGAAGTACCTGTAGGATTTAAATATATCTCAGCCAAAATGAAGGAAGCCAGTGCAATTATAGGCGGTGAATCCTCCGGAGGACTTACGGTAGCCGGTCATATTAACGGGAAAGACGGAATCTATGCGGCAGCGTTGCTGGTGGAAATGATCTGTGTAACGGGTAAAAAGCTCTCAGAAATTGCAAAAGAAATAGAGGAGGAATACGGAATTTACTATCTGGATGAGAAGGATTATAAATTCAGCCAGGAAAGAAAAGAGGAAATTTATCATACCCTTATGGTAGAGAGAAGCTTACCTCCCATGCCCTTTGATATAGAAAAGGTATCTTACCTGGATGGTTGTAAGGTATACTTTAAGAACGGTGGGTGGGTTATCATACGATTCTCCGGCACGGAACCCTTACTGCGTATATTCTGTGAAATGCCTAAAACAGGGCAGGCAAGGTTAGTCTGTGAAGTGGTAGAAGAATATCTGAGTCTTTAA
- a CDS encoding cyclic nucleotide-binding domain-containing protein, protein MVRINDEERLKEYIRQYDIKSIFTADMTMHMELLYFRKNEFIAKEGEEISYLLFLIEGKAKVFTSLSNGKSLLLCFYQGFKVLGDLEAVDSVKALTNVQAIADTYCVGIPYRSVRRYLLEDAKFLRYICTSLGGKLNRCSKNSSINLLYPLENRLASYIYTAGERVQNSESRIKEKEKSIRKNGSAIEYNSGKGDASSKEILCFHENLTEIAELLGTSYRHLLRTLSELCDQGILKKEGSSYIVTDERTLMELSADLYK, encoded by the coding sequence ATGGTAAGGATAAATGACGAAGAACGCCTGAAAGAATATATCAGGCAGTATGACATAAAGAGTATCTTTACAGCAGATATGACAATGCATATGGAATTATTATATTTTAGAAAAAACGAATTTATAGCAAAAGAGGGGGAGGAGATATCCTATCTGCTATTCCTGATAGAAGGAAAAGCGAAGGTATTTACCTCGTTAAGTAACGGGAAATCTCTGCTGCTATGTTTCTATCAGGGCTTCAAGGTACTGGGGGATCTGGAGGCGGTGGATTCTGTGAAAGCTTTGACCAATGTTCAGGCGATTGCAGACACATACTGTGTTGGCATACCCTATCGTTCTGTCCGAAGGTACCTGTTAGAGGATGCTAAATTCTTACGATATATCTGCACTTCTCTGGGGGGAAAACTGAACCGTTGTTCAAAGAACAGTTCCATTAATCTTCTATATCCGCTTGAAAACCGGCTGGCAAGTTATATCTATACAGCGGGAGAGAGAGTACAGAATTCAGAGAGCAGGATAAAGGAGAAAGAGAAAAGTATTAGAAAGAATGGAAGTGCTATAGAATATAACAGTGGCAAAGGGGATGCTAGCAGCAAAGAAATTCTCTGCTTTCATGAAAATCTAACGGAGATTGCAGAATTACTGGGAACCAGTTACAGACATCTGTTGCGCACCCTTTCAGAATTATGCGATCAAGGTATTCTGAAAAAAGAAGGCAGCTCCTATATCGTCACGGATGAGAGGACCTTAATGGAGCTGTCTGCCGATTTATACAAGTAA
- a CDS encoding ABC transporter ATP-binding protein codes for MEIVLKTVQAERSYGKGELETKALKATDLEIEKGVFHAIIGKSGSGKSTLLHILGGLDKPTGGKVYLEGQSMFELKEKELAVLRRRRIGFVFQSFNLLSEHTVLENILMPVHLDNRKEDREYLNKVLETLDITGKLPYYPDELSGGERQRVAIARALATKPAILLADEPTGNLDENTGKEVIRLLKQSAKEFGQTVVLVTHDMEIAANAERVITISNGSITSIE; via the coding sequence GTGGAAATAGTGTTAAAAACAGTACAGGCCGAAAGATCCTATGGGAAAGGAGAGCTTGAAACGAAAGCCTTAAAGGCCACGGATTTAGAAATCGAAAAAGGCGTCTTTCACGCAATTATAGGCAAAAGTGGTTCCGGTAAATCCACTCTTTTACATATCCTTGGAGGATTGGACAAACCGACAGGCGGTAAAGTATATCTGGAGGGGCAGAGCATGTTCGAGCTGAAGGAAAAGGAACTGGCGGTCCTTCGAAGAAGGAGAATAGGCTTCGTATTTCAGTCATTTAATCTCCTGTCTGAACATACAGTACTCGAAAATATCCTGATGCCGGTTCACCTGGATAACCGCAAAGAAGACAGGGAGTATCTTAATAAAGTGTTGGAAACACTGGATATAACAGGAAAACTTCCCTACTATCCCGATGAACTTTCAGGTGGTGAACGCCAAAGAGTAGCTATAGCAAGAGCACTTGCTACAAAACCTGCAATTCTGTTAGCTGATGAACCTACAGGGAATCTGGATGAGAATACCGGAAAAGAAGTGATACGCCTGTTAAAACAGTCTGCAAAAGAATTCGGTCAGACGGTGGTGCTTGTAACCCATGACATGGAAATAGCCGCCAATGCAGAACGTGTTATTACAATCAGTAATGGCAGTATTACCTCAATTGAATAG
- a CDS encoding ABC transporter permease gives MNIREIARNGMKGRKRDSLLLKLVVSLSFAFITAGLIFQASMEATKTEQRKQLYGSWQAAYLDGNEDTYQKLKKEKEVRDLTFTSEIGTTTKLGTIGTMSKDFIGMGGFSLYKGTLPEADNEIAVELNQLSSAGLELEVGQKLLLDIAVVTINENINEEINDKLQTEYYNSYSEPNALIRYGYHDNPSRRIGDTNVIVSTDYVFYFRRGEPSDEKTIKEKGLITHQEVVLQKEFTITGIINTYSDKWDLGGHSVPSAFVTEAAGDKLFEDFRNNSFIDVSAYKIPMDLFFNLKHLTAETVGKMSEKYPSPVKESDDVSALYNRVWLNIKKVITPEDRDKIKEYYSNLQIEPSQEDTGLTKDSVSEDSTSNFRRNSFTYPDTSNSVEHLITFAVLGIIFVTTVCAVFQIFLTQIRRRSRKLVLLKSIGATRGQLFQILFWEAVYLWRTGLLMGVLGGSLLSILILCGIKLFGNERLVIDIPSELLILGVLVGSISLFAGVLLPAVSAVNVPLTGTLAKKQKHSKAVYHGKQKRRKPVKQNFFHITLRYFKNNRGRGLLAFAISVFIISILSASLYLSYNSFSRYRDSVRENGRPDYTMRAVYGENQNKLPDIKAELMQIKGVKAVENFKFGKKLLFWYEGYKEDVILKAFEDQLPNELKQEHFSKYVSGTAGQPEYISDAYYSYYYGVDTESESGKNLLAAVTEGSVDIEKFKTGEEVILMVPLTMEGKLKDSAERLTEYEKVKTAVGLDKRMSWLLKKNKIYYTSMDKRYKELYLSESQIKPGDTLYLSTDREKIGEEERIISFNTAEVKVGGIIHYFPEGGSWPFSDLVPYYTVIGSMDGMEVMYPNSQMGLFRVNLEQMTEMIKILYPTAYGRTLWNITAEDKENPEVLDAALLAFANNKGFTLYNYRESSERMLAEALNNTMIISLLGLISSVIAFIAFYNTSVSKMEQERNRIGILQSMGVTKGQFARQYIFQGIIQGTAAVIVTSAAMLLLLGTVTLITSDIPLRNLKELVNQVIAGRLWLYPWKLYGAVSVIFIALVTILQLIPAMAIAKQYPVDNIRSLGR, from the coding sequence ATGAATATAAGAGAAATTGCTAGAAATGGGATGAAAGGAAGAAAGAGGGATTCCCTGCTGTTAAAGCTGGTGGTATCCTTGTCCTTTGCATTCATAACAGCAGGTCTGATATTTCAGGCCAGTATGGAAGCAACAAAAACAGAACAGAGAAAGCAGTTATATGGCAGCTGGCAGGCGGCCTATCTGGATGGTAACGAAGATACTTATCAAAAGCTTAAAAAAGAGAAGGAAGTCAGGGATCTCACCTTTACCAGTGAGATAGGAACCACCACCAAACTTGGTACTATCGGAACAATGAGCAAGGATTTTATCGGGATGGGAGGTTTCTCACTTTATAAAGGAACGCTGCCGGAGGCAGATAATGAAATTGCAGTAGAATTAAACCAGTTAAGCAGTGCTGGACTAGAGCTTGAAGTGGGGCAGAAGCTGCTGCTGGACATTGCGGTGGTAACAATAAATGAGAATATAAACGAAGAAATCAACGACAAATTACAAACAGAGTATTATAATTCTTACTCTGAACCGAATGCCCTTATTCGATATGGCTATCATGATAATCCGAGCAGGAGGATAGGAGATACCAATGTAATTGTTTCAACAGATTATGTATTTTACTTTCGAAGAGGTGAGCCTTCCGATGAAAAGACCATAAAAGAGAAAGGACTTATCACGCATCAGGAGGTTGTGCTCCAGAAAGAATTTACGATTACAGGTATCATTAACACCTATTCGGATAAGTGGGATCTGGGAGGACACAGTGTTCCAAGTGCTTTTGTCACAGAAGCAGCCGGGGACAAATTGTTCGAGGATTTTAGAAATAATAGCTTTATTGATGTTAGTGCCTATAAGATTCCCATGGATCTGTTTTTTAACCTGAAACATCTTACTGCTGAGACTGTCGGTAAAATGTCTGAGAAGTATCCCAGTCCGGTGAAAGAAAGCGACGATGTGTCAGCATTATACAACAGGGTATGGTTAAATATCAAGAAAGTCATTACACCGGAGGACAGGGATAAGATCAAAGAATATTACAGCAATTTACAGATTGAGCCCTCCCAGGAGGATACCGGTCTTACCAAGGATTCGGTCAGTGAAGATTCTACCTCTAATTTCAGAAGAAATAGCTTTACTTATCCGGATACCAGTAACTCAGTAGAACACCTGATTACCTTTGCTGTTCTTGGCATTATCTTTGTTACCACTGTATGTGCGGTATTCCAGATTTTTTTAACCCAGATCAGAAGAAGGAGTCGAAAACTGGTTCTGTTAAAATCAATTGGTGCCACAAGAGGACAGCTGTTTCAAATCCTGTTCTGGGAAGCAGTATATCTATGGAGAACAGGACTACTAATGGGGGTACTGGGCGGTTCCCTGCTGTCAATTCTCATATTGTGCGGAATAAAACTCTTTGGCAATGAGAGGCTTGTGATTGATATTCCTTCTGAGCTCCTGATATTGGGGGTATTAGTGGGGAGTATATCACTATTTGCTGGTGTTTTACTGCCAGCAGTCAGTGCCGTTAATGTACCATTAACGGGAACTCTGGCTAAGAAACAAAAGCACAGCAAGGCCGTCTACCATGGAAAGCAGAAACGAAGAAAACCGGTAAAACAGAATTTCTTTCATATAACCCTCCGATATTTCAAGAACAACAGAGGTAGAGGTTTGCTTGCTTTTGCAATATCTGTGTTTATCATAAGTATTTTATCTGCCTCTCTCTATCTTTCTTATAATTCCTTTTCCAGGTACCGGGATAGTGTCCGGGAAAACGGAAGACCGGATTATACCATGAGAGCGGTATATGGTGAGAATCAGAATAAATTACCGGATATAAAAGCTGAACTTATGCAGATAAAAGGAGTAAAAGCAGTTGAGAACTTCAAGTTTGGCAAGAAATTGTTATTCTGGTATGAGGGGTATAAAGAGGATGTTATATTAAAGGCCTTTGAAGACCAACTCCCCAATGAGCTGAAACAGGAGCATTTTAGTAAATATGTTTCCGGAACAGCTGGTCAGCCGGAGTATATCAGCGACGCTTATTACTCTTATTATTATGGAGTAGATACAGAATCAGAAAGCGGAAAAAACCTGCTGGCGGCTGTAACAGAAGGTTCTGTGGATATAGAGAAGTTTAAGACGGGGGAAGAAGTGATTCTGATGGTTCCTCTGACAATGGAAGGGAAGTTAAAGGATTCGGCGGAGCGGCTTACGGAATATGAGAAGGTCAAAACAGCAGTTGGGTTGGATAAACGAATGTCCTGGCTGCTTAAGAAGAATAAGATTTATTATACTTCCATGGATAAAAGATACAAAGAACTTTACCTATCAGAAAGCCAAATAAAACCCGGTGATACTCTGTACTTGTCCACTGATCGGGAAAAGATAGGGGAGGAAGAAAGAATTATCAGCTTTAATACAGCGGAGGTAAAAGTAGGTGGTATCATTCATTATTTCCCGGAGGGCGGTAGCTGGCCTTTTTCTGATTTAGTCCCTTACTACACTGTAATTGGTTCTATGGATGGAATGGAGGTTATGTATCCAAATTCCCAAATGGGACTATTCCGGGTGAATCTGGAGCAAATGACAGAAATGATAAAGATTCTGTACCCTACAGCTTACGGAAGAACCTTATGGAATATAACCGCAGAAGATAAGGAGAACCCGGAGGTATTGGATGCGGCACTGCTGGCATTTGCTAATAACAAGGGCTTTACCTTGTACAATTACAGGGAGAGCAGTGAAAGAATGCTGGCAGAGGCACTGAATAATACCATGATTATAAGTTTATTGGGATTGATATCATCTGTGATAGCATTTATCGCTTTTTATAATACTTCTGTATCTAAAATGGAACAGGAAAGAAACCGGATTGGTATTTTACAATCCATGGGGGTTACCAAAGGCCAGTTTGCAAGACAATATATCTTCCAGGGTATTATTCAAGGAACTGCCGCCGTAATAGTTACCAGTGCCGCCATGCTGCTGTTATTAGGTACAGTTACTTTGATAACATCGGATATCCCGCTGCGTAATCTGAAAGAACTTGTTAATCAGGTAATTGCAGGCAGGTTATGGTTATATCCCTGGAAGCTTTATGGGGCAGTAAGTGTAATTTTTATTGCGCTGGTAACGATACTTCAGCTGATTCCTGCTATGGCAATTGCAAAGCAGTATCCGGTTGATAATATCAGAAGTCTTGGAAGATAG
- a CDS encoding DMT family transporter encodes MNYIISLIVGALTSIMIFFNGSLSEGYGNTLSTILIHLVGLIAIVLVSFLTRSKLKLKKGLPLYLYSAGLVGIGTVMLTNISYMKLGVSLPLALGLLGQTIFSLLTDHFGLLGMKVVKVNPKKLIGLGIIGIGIFIMALQ; translated from the coding sequence ATGAATTATATTATTTCACTTATTGTGGGGGCCTTGACTTCCATCATGATATTCTTTAATGGCAGTTTGTCGGAAGGGTATGGTAATACCCTGTCTACCATTCTTATTCATCTGGTGGGACTAATTGCTATTGTATTGGTATCCTTTCTGACCCGCTCCAAATTAAAGCTTAAGAAAGGTCTTCCTTTGTATCTATACAGTGCAGGTCTTGTAGGTATTGGAACAGTAATGCTTACTAATATAAGCTATATGAAGCTTGGTGTCTCACTTCCCCTTGCCTTAGGGTTACTGGGGCAGACTATCTTCTCTCTTTTGACGGATCATTTTGGCCTTCTGGGTATGAAGGTTGTAAAAGTTAATCCCAAGAAACTCATTGGCCTTGGGATTATCGGTATCGGTATTTTTATTATGGCATTACAGTAA
- a CDS encoding NAD-dependent protein deacylase yields MNLIEELNELINGSNNIVFFGGAGVSTESGIPDFRSVDGLYHLKYDYSPEQILSRSFFQKKPEDFYRFYYDKMIYQDAVPNITHKKLAELEAAGKLKAVITQNIDGLHQAAGSKNLIELHGSILKNHCTSCGAFYTLEEVLKKAPLPRCSCDGIIKPEVVLYEEPLKERNIRAAIKAISEADLLIIGGTSLSVYPAAGFIDYYTGNKLVLINKSATPMDSKADLLLSLPLGEVMSALLV; encoded by the coding sequence ATGAATCTGATTGAAGAATTGAATGAACTTATAAATGGCAGTAATAATATTGTATTTTTCGGCGGTGCAGGTGTTTCTACCGAAAGCGGAATTCCGGATTTTCGTAGTGTTGACGGTCTCTACCACTTAAAGTATGACTATTCGCCGGAACAGATCTTAAGCAGGAGCTTTTTTCAGAAGAAACCGGAGGATTTCTATCGTTTTTATTATGATAAGATGATTTATCAGGATGCCGTTCCCAATATTACCCATAAAAAGCTTGCAGAATTAGAAGCTGCCGGTAAATTAAAGGCCGTGATTACTCAGAACATCGATGGTCTCCATCAGGCAGCTGGAAGTAAGAATTTGATAGAACTTCACGGCAGTATACTTAAGAATCATTGCACCAGCTGCGGAGCCTTCTACACTTTAGAGGAAGTGTTAAAGAAAGCTCCCCTTCCACGCTGTTCTTGTGATGGTATTATAAAACCCGAAGTGGTTCTGTATGAAGAACCTCTGAAGGAGCGAAATATCAGAGCGGCCATTAAGGCAATTTCTGAAGCAGATTTACTTATTATCGGTGGTACTTCCCTCAGTGTATATCCGGCTGCCGGTTTTATAGATTATTACACGGGAAACAAACTCGTCCTGATCAATAAATCTGCAACACCGATGGATTCCAAAGCAGATCTGCTACTTTCTCTGCCTCTGGGTGAGGTTATGAGTGCTTTACTTGTATAA